Proteins encoded by one window of Nicotiana tabacum cultivar K326 chromosome 10, ASM71507v2, whole genome shotgun sequence:
- the LOC107819476 gene encoding ethylene-responsive transcription factor ERF024-like: MATYGGSNTNIGGSATTPDNYSGRHPVYRGIRRRKSSGKWVSEIREPRSPNRIWLGTFPTAEMAAVAYDVAAIALKGRDTDLNFPNSAASLPVPATSSPRDIQAAAASAAAAVGAAGDALLARREVHDQKSKLISENLGFENNYEFMDEDLIFDMPNVLVNMAEGMLLSPPRFNLPDEDFAAAAEYTAYQNLWNYP; the protein is encoded by the coding sequence ATGGCGACTTATGGTGGAAGCAATACTAATATCGGGGGCAGTGCTACTACCCCGGATAATTATTCGGGGCGTCATCCCGTTTATCGAGGAATAAGGCGAAGAAAGAGTAGCGGAAAATGGGTGTCAGAAATTCGGGAGCCACGATCACCTAACAGAATCTGGCTCGGCACGTTTCCCACAGCTGAAATGGCAGCGGTGGCTTATGACGTGGCAGCAATCGCGCTTAAAGGTCGTGATACTGACCTTAATTTCCCGAATTCAGCTGCCTCTTTACCTGTTCCTGCCACGAGCTCGCCTCGTGATATTCAGGCAGCTGCAGCCAGTGCAGCTGCAGCTGTAGGGGCAGCTGGAGACGCGTTATTAGCACGTAGAGAAGTACATGATCAGAAGAGTAAATTGATTTCGGAGAATTTAGGGTTTGAGAATAATTATGAGTTTATGGATGAGGATTTGATATTTGATATGCCTAATGTTCTTGTAAATATGGCTGAAGGGATGTTACTTAGTCCACCGCGGTTTAATCTACCTGATGAGGACTTTGCTGCTGCTGCTGAATATACTGCGTACCAGAATTTGTGGAATTATCCCTAA
- the LOC107819475 gene encoding UPF0481 protein At3g47200-like, with amino-acid sequence MFKNLHFSPKIKMSHYSIENQDDQHVVTINWEVNKSQLELMHQKISQPPQLLSESAGRSSCCIFRVPQSFINVNGRSYEPQIVSIGPYHHGKDHVKMIEEHKWRFLGTLLKRTEEKGLNLEDYLKVIQPLEMRARECYSEAILLDRDEFVEMLVLDGCFIIELFRKFGGVVPVEKDDPLISMSWIYPFFLRDLIRLENQIPFFILQSLFEFTKMPGEESTPSLAKLALTFFNYTLQRPNEVLENFGNLEGKHLLDFLRSSYIFIDEENPKKRRNSPTHVIQCISKLRRAGIKLKPRKEETFLAIKFNRGFIEMPTITIDDFMSSFLINCVAYEQCHVDCSKHMTTYATLLDCLVNTYKDVEYLCDCNIIENYFGTDGEVATFINNLGKDVMFDIDECYLLELFNKVNDYYKSSWHVHWASFKYTYFSSPWSFISALAALILLVLAVLQALYAILGYVNPPS; translated from the coding sequence atgttcaaaaatcTACATTTCTCTCCCAAAATCAAAATGAGTCACTATTCCATTGAAAACCAAGATGATCAACATGTTGTCACAATCAATTGGGAAGTAAACAAGAGTCAACTAGAATTGATGCACCAAAAAATTTCCCAACCACCTCAACTTCTAAGCGAATCGGCCGGTCGGAGTTCTTGTTGTATTTTTCGAGTACCTCAAAGTTTCATTAATGTCAATGGGCGATCCTACGAGCCTCAAATAGTGTCAATTGGTCCATATCACCATGGCAAAGATCATGTCAAGATGATTGAAGAACACAAGTGGAGATTTTTGGGCACTTTGCTTAAGAGAACTGAGGAAAAAGGTCTTAATTTAGAGGACTATTTGAAAGTTATTCAACCACTAGAAATGAGGGCAAGGGAATGTTACTCTGAAGCTATACTTCTTGATAGAGATGAGTTTGTAGAAATGTTGGTTCTTGATGGTTGTTTCATTATTGAACTTTTTCGGAAATTTGGTGGGGTAGTTCCTGTTGAAAAAGACGATCCACTTATCTCGATGTCTTGGATATATCCTTTTTTCTTAAGGGATTTAATTCGACTCGAGAATCAAATCCCTTTTTTCATACTTCAATCCTTATTTGAGTTCACAAAAATGCCAGGTGAAGAATCAACTCCTTCTTTAGCCAAATTAGCTTTGACTTTCTTTAACTATACACTACAAAGACCTAATGAAGTTCTTGAAAATTTTGGCAATCTTGAAGGCAAACATTTACTTGATTTTCTTAGATCAAGTTACATTTTCATAgatgaagaaaaccctaaaaaaagaagaaattcacCTACACATGTAATACAATGTATTTCCAAGCTTCGTCGCGCCGGAATTAAGCTTAAACCTAGAAAAGAAGAGACATTCTTGGCCATAAAATTCAATAGAGGATTCATTGAAATGCCAACAATTACAATAGATGATTTCATGAGCTCATTCTTGATAAATTGTGTGGCATATGAGCAATGTCATGTTGATTGTTCAAAGCATATGACAACCTATGCAACATTGCTTGATTGTTTGGTAAACACATACAAGGATGTTGAGTATTTGTGTGATTGCAacataattgagaattattttGGGACAGATGGTGAGGTTGCTACATTTATTAACAATCTTGGGAAAGATGTTATGTTTGATATTGATGAGTGTTATTTACTGGAATTGTTTAATAAGGTGAATGATTATTATAAGAGTAGTTGGCATGTTCATTGGGCTAGTTTTAAGTATACTTATTTTAGTTCTCCTTGGTCTTTTATTTCAGCATTGGCAGCTTTAATTCTTTTGGTATTGGCTGTTCTTCAGGCTCTTTATGCAATTCTGGGTTATGTTAACCCTCCTTCTTGA